In Chrysemys picta bellii isolate R12L10 chromosome 4, ASM1138683v2, whole genome shotgun sequence, the sequence TGTGTCTACCAGGGAGATGAAGGGAGTTAGAAAGACTACGATAAAAATACTAGATCAAAAAGGAATGTAGCTAGAGAAGAAACTACAGTTCTTTGTGAATACGTAAAGCCTCCTGCAGCTTTTCAGGCCCAGTTGAACTGTACACCCTCAGGAACTCTGGGCAATAAGGCTATGATGTACAGCACAAGTTGCAATGACTGGCAGTGATGGTTCAGAAGGGGGAGGCAAAATCTTCCCCAAATCACATGCTAGAGACAGGGCAGTCTAGGTGGCCCAAGTAATAGGAATCCCCATCCAACCTGCACTGGATAGACAGAAGGCAGGTATGTGGATCTTAATAGTTAGAGGGTAAACACCTGGTAGATCAAATAATCCACCTCTTTGGAGGAGACCACAATCTTCACAGCAGAAGACGCAACCCCACAATGTGTATTCTATTGATAGAGAACTACGAAAACCCGGTGTATTGAGCCGCTACACCGAACGCACATTTCTTGGTATTCAAAACAGAGAAGTGACGAAGAGTCCACCCTAGAACTATTTTAAACAGGCCTGGACAAAGCCTTGGATAACACATTGTTGAGAGCAACCCTGTGGTGGCCAGGGAGTGCTGGGCTAAATGGGATCTAACAGGTGTTGGCCATCTTTATTTTTctaggtttttatttattttaaataagaaggAAATAAAGCAAAGGTGCTCAAAGGGGTGTGTGCTTTGAGGAGGGATGGGGGTAAGTAAATTCACTCCACATAGTGAGCTGTAGTTATGGCTATAGCGCTGCAGGAGAGAAGGGAAAGTGCAGCAGGAGAAGGGCTTTATACTTGCTTTACAGCCAACTGATATGCATAGATCTATAGGGGCTTGATCTAGCCTGGAGGAGACCCTGCATTTGGCAAGATCGTGTGCTTTCATAGCACTGTCTCCTCCCCTTGGACCCTGCAGATGCCTCTGCACATGGTCCGAGGTCCATGCTGGGGAACAGGATCAAGACAGGGGAGGCCAGAGGAGAGCGGAACAGGGCTGCACAGTGATTCTCCACCAGCCCAGTGGAAGTTACTTAAACCCTCGGGGGTCCCCAGGGTAGCTGTGGCTGTAGGCGGGAATCTCTGGTAGCGTGGGTCCACTGGAATGTGAATGACCCTGATCCCCTACAGATCCCCCAGGTTTGAGGACAGGCACTCCACAGCCTTCTCCACATGGGGAAACCCTGATCAACCTCCACAAGGGACAAGAGAGGATGCTCTCCTTGAGGCAGCCTTCAACCCCTGGAGCTCCTTCCTGCAGATGGGGGTTGAGAAAGATCTGGGCAGATACCTAGGATGTGCTCTTTAAGAAAAGAATTTTACCAACAGTTTAAAACTACAAATTCTAGCGGCCGATGGACCCTCTATTGCACTGTGCAGATAAGAATACCGCAGAAGGATTCTGAGGCGCGTTAAAACCTATAAGAAACTAAATCAAACTGAAGAGGGTCCAAATGTGACTAACACCACGCAACAGTTCCTTAGATAAAACAGCTGTCAGGTGGTGCACTAAGATAAATGccttatttttcaaaattgcacATTCGTCATTAGTGAATCTCGCCAGCACTTTAAATAGAGACTTTTCTCAAATGATAAGACAGCTTAAAAAAGGTAGGGATGCAGTTAAAACAGCTGTAGGTGTGAGGGGCTAATTATGAGCATTAGAATGCTCGTATATACACGCACAACTGCTGTAAGTGCACACCTAAccgaagggccagatcctcagctggtgtcaattagcATTGAGTTGACTGAGCTATGCCgattggcagcagctgaggaactggcccccAACACTGTATCTTAATTAAAAGGGACCTCACCTTGCTCTTGCATGATTGCTAAATCATACAGGGTGGTTTACATATTGATTAAAAGTTGGGGAGGTTTGTTTTTCATTAAGGATTTTGGCGAGTCTCTCAACCCGATCTTACAAAATACTGCAGAGAGTTAGAAGTCTTGTAACCCCCATTCTCCATTACTCTTCTGAGAGCTGATCCTTGGAGAATCCAGCGTACATAtgtgtacacacagacacactctcctcccacccctgtgctttctattttcaggtactGCACAGAGTTTAGCTTACTGCAGAGCATACAACCAACCAGaattacatatttatttattaaccaTCTGGCTTCTGCAAGGATCAGTTATGAAAACAAGACCATCCGGGGGAAATCATCATCTCTAGACCTTGGAAAGTAAAGGATTTAGAAATTCTAAAACCTGGGGTAGATGCTCCAGACAGATCAGTCAGGCCCCAGGAACGTAAACTGACACTAAAAACTGAACATTGTTTCATTTCATTAAGGGGATTCCTCAACTTCCTTTATGAGTTTGGGACCCCTGTTCTTTAGCTGAGTTATATGGTTAGCCTCCCTTGTAGCACCATAGACACTAACGCAAACCTTGTGGCAGCTGTCCCCTGACTAGTTACCATTTAAGTCCCTGAAGCACCTTGCAGCGGCACAGCTACCCCGTGAAGATTCTGATCACCATCTGGATCGGTTTCTTGCACACTGGACATGGCAATCTCCCTTTCTTCAGCATTTTCGCACATTTGAAGCAAGCCACTAGGTGAGCAGACCTTCCATGGACAATATTCCCATCCCGCGGCCTCTTCTGGCATAGAAGGCAGGGATTCAACAAATTTTTGATATTCTCTTGGCATTctacttcttcttcctttttgTGTTCACCAAAACGCATCTGTGGCTCCTGGTCCTTGCATTCTTGTGACAAACCCAGGGACTCCATAGAGCTGCCAGGGTCTACATGGGACTCGCATTCACCTGTGTACAGATCTTTGGGTCGGCAAACTGGAGCGGACACGGTCCTTCTGCAGTCTGGGACATCGATTCCCTCATCATCCTTTTTGCCTTGAATAGTATCAAtggtggacagagagagagaatgagctaGTTTGGGGCAATCCGAGTACCAGTCCTTCCGTAAGGCCCAGCAGCGGTAAcagtaccgtttgactggagagtTAAACCTCTTGCATTTGGTGCATTGCCAGCAGTCCTGAGGAATGAATGGAGTAGACAAAAACAAGAGCAAGTCAGTGCATTCTTGCAAAGGCTGCTTTCCTTTATGTGCAGGAAGCAGCAAAGAAGAGTAATCAAGAATGGCAGCGTGTCAAGGCTAGCAGATGCACGATACACAGCGGCAACTTGGAGAGCCTCAGAAACATTTCACCTTGCCCATAACACCTACAGACTCACGCCCTCTGCTTAGGCGTTTACTTAGTCTTTTCTCACCTCTCAAACTTCATATCTTTGGAGGAAAGTAAAGTTCTCATTCTGTGCAGTTTATTGAAATTTAAGTGCCCCACTCTAAATTCAAAGGTAGATAGCTCCTTGAATTGGTTAGAAGTGTATTTCTCAGAATCATTAATTATTTACCATCTATTGGATCTATACAATTGATAGTGGCGTACTTGATTACCCTATATACCAAGGGCAATGGCTGCTCAAGTTTAGAGCTATAATTCAGCTATCCTATGCCAGGGACAATCCAATTTGTCAAGCCAGCACAGTCTAGAAAAGTGTGCTCAAATTTTTTTTGGCTCTGCCAGCTGCAAGGAACAGTGTGATATATGTTTTCTGACATACAGCAAAACCCTCCAAAGAAAGCCTGCAAGGATTGGGGAAAAAAGAGCACAGATGATAGAACATAGCTCTGGTGTCAGTTAAGATACACTGGGAAGGATGTCTCTTGGAGAAGAGTCAAAAGGGACAATTCTTTTCCACATGGTTCAGAAACTGAAGGGGGAAATGGGGAAGAAGGATGGATCTGTAGTTCAAGGGCTAACTAGGCTGTGGGTGACCCAAGTTCAATTCCTGCTCTACCACAAACACCTTTTGTCACCCTgcacaagtcacttcatctctctctgcctcaggtccccatctgtaatgtggtgataacagcactgccctaccatCGAGGGGcgttgaggataaatacattgaagatggTGAAGCACCCAGATGCTACTGTGACAGGAGCAACTAAAACAGATTAGAGTGACAATTGGATTCTCTCTCCATCCTGGGGACCACCCTGAAGCAACCAGCAGTTTAGAAGCTGGCTTGGAGCTCTCAGGACACAGTGGAACTCTGATTGGAATACAGAATACTGCAGCAGCATGTTTTTTTTATATGACTAACTCTGATCTGGCTATTTCATTGGCTACTGGGGGCTTAATTTATACTTCTGAATCTTCATCAAGGATAATATCCCAGATTCCCTTTCAGACTGCAATACAGAGTTGGCCCTAGAAAAGTGTGCAAACACATCCATTTTTCACCTCTCATAACAAaaccaggtttgtttgtttttcccattCTAATTAATTTAGTGCTTGGCTTGACAGCGCCGgacactgagggcctgattcccatttacacaattctggcaatgtaaaggggccttagcatAACACAGAATAAAGCTCTGAATCGTCTAGCCAGGGAACAGCTACAGCATAGGCACGTGCAAACTCTCCCACACTGCCCAGCAAAACTGTCTAAACCTGCACCTGAAGGGACTACTCTGCTGTGAGTGGTGTTccgtctccatggcccattcagtgcTTGATTACTCTTCAGGCTGCCAACAAGGGGGCCATTTCGTGCCAATCCTGGTGTCCATATTTAAATCGACACCTTTTCAAAACAAACTGGACTGAAAGACACCCCCTAAACTTCATACAGGTGACCAAGCAAAGGGAATGTACTTTTTTTGCTACAGAGCACTTATGGCttttgaaagggatacagtaaaCGTTCTCCTAGCACAGCAAATAGTGTACATTTTAGCCAGACAAGCTGGCGCagcacactcagagcatgggataTTGAGCTAAAGGATGAATACCTCAGAGGCAGCTTCTACATCTGTGTCGTCACTTAGGCACTGAGACTCCTCGAGGTCATCAGTACACGTAACCTCAATCACCTGGGAAGATTAAATAAGTTATTAGAATTGTATGCAAATCTCACTAATGACTTTTCTAAAAATGTGTTCATGGATTTTTCTTCACATCTTTCAAACATGCATGTgggtaactttactcatgtgactgGTCTTGTTGACCATCGACTAAGTTTGCAAGATTAGGCCTAAACTGTTAAACTGACTGTGCACAAAGTGCTCGCAAAAAAgtataagaaaaatatttttcctctaaTCTTTTTCAGTGCTGAATCTTAAAGTAATGGCTGTAGTTAGTGGTAGAGAAAAAATTCAGAAGTGTGATTTTAAGCCGATTGTGTGCCTTGAAAAATGACTTCGATTGGTCAAAACGAGCAGAGACAGAGGACTCCCCATAGCTTATAGCTTCTGAGAAAAGTGGTTCTAATGGACATCCCATCAGATACTACTGAGGGGGACTCCTGTACTAAGGAAGACTTACAAAGTTGGCTGGTCATTGGACTGCCTGTTCCCAATACAGAAGCAGAACAGGAGAAGAGAAATGAATGGCAAAGGATTGCAACATAAATTAGATCAGCTAACACAGCCGTACTGTGCATCACTAGGAGATACCTTTTTGTCACTCTCTTTCCCCACTTCTTCACAGTCCACTGTCTCCACTTTGACGGCAACGTTGAATTGATCCGACGCAGATTCATTGAGGAACCACAAGTCATCAGTAGTATCTGAAACAATGGCAGTGTCTATGTCCTAGTAGAACGGAGATGGGGGAAAATATGCACACATTAGGATATTAGTGATTCAACAGGTCTGGGTATGCAGAACTCCAGTGCTCTCAACAAGAGCGAGGGGGCATAACTGCAGCCCTAATGCATGCTCTCCTCTTCTTTTACACCAGACTTCTCCCCACTCAAACTCACTCAGTGACTCTTGGGGTGACAAGCAATGCAGTAGAGCACGCTGAAAAATGGAGACAAATTTTCACAAGTGTCCATTTTCTGACCCGCTCTACAATTCAGTCCCCTTGTTAACAGTTCACACAGGCTAGCCACCATGCTACATACATCTTCTACATACATATATATTAGTGACTTTTATCCCAAAGGATCCCAATGACCCCACAGGCTATATGCACATGGCACCACTGAAATACAGTCAACACTTTGGCATGGAGAAGAAAACACTGGGGAGCAGGGACATTTTATCCAGACACACCAAAGCAAACCTTACATTCATGAAAAGGCTTAACGGGGTAGATAGAAGGGAGAAGTTGAAAGTCTTGGACAGACTCtgaactgtggggaaaaaaaatgactATAGGAATATTTACTTGACCCACACAAGAGTGGAGAGGGAGAGAATACACTGCAGCTTTAGCTGTTTAAAGTATCCATTTACCTGGTTGGTCTGTATGTCTGTTGACCCGTTACTTCTAGACTTGTAGTTGTTTCTCAGATTGCCTAAAAACCACCATGGAAGGCCAGCTACATCCCACTCCTCAAATACTAGATCCAGTTTGGGCTTCTTGCTTTTTGAGAGGTTTTCTATTAAGTCTTTGTCTGCAGAAGCCAAGTAGAATCTAGGTCATGACAGGCACATGCGGCTTGTGGCACCAGCAAACCCATCCCAGTCCAATACACTGTGTATTATAGAATCTTTAACTCCAGACTTTTCTGCCTGAGCTAGGTTAACAAGCCCTTGGCTGTATTTATTACAGCATCACCCTGGCATGTTGCACCTCCTGTACTTTTGGATGCTCCCGTTGCTTAGCAGAGCAGTCAGGTGCATTATTTACAGGTTGCGCatgtgtgcacacgcacacagagTACAGCCCCGTTGATTCCCTTGACCATCCCTTGGCCACCACTACACTGCAGactctaagtcagtggttctcaaactagggccgccgcttgttcagggaaagcccctggtgggccgggccggtttgttaaccttccacgtccgcaggttcggccgatcgtggctcccactggccgccgttcgccgctccaggccaatgggggctacaggAAGTGGCGCAAgccaagggacatactggctgcccttcctgcagcccccattggcctggagcggcaaaccacggccagtgggagccgcgattggccgaacctgcagacatggaaggttaacaaaccggcccggcccgccaggggctttccctgaacaagcggcagcccaagtttgagaaccgctgctctaagtGACACTCTCTACAGGGAGATGCTTGTGAAACCTGGTGCACAAATAAAACTCGTACAATACactggggccaaattcagctttGGATAAACTGGGCACAGTGACACTTCAACTGATGAGTTAGATCTGGTCACACCAGGTTTGGATTTGGCCCCAGTTTCCATCAATGAGTGCTCCTTGATTCCATGAGAAGGCTCCCAGCCAGAAACTCTTCAAAATGGGAAACAGAGAAAAGGGAATCTGCCAGTCTTCTCAGTCCTTGCCTCACTTTAGCTCACGGAATTCAACCTTTTCCCCCCAGTCTCATGGAGGCCTCATTTCCAAAGAACTTTCACTCCAGCTCTTTATTCAGGCCTGCAGttttgcaggcacagacaaggacCACCTCTACCTGCAATCAGGTAAATATCTACCCATCCTCATTTGGGCCAACCAATAATGGAGCCTGCGAATAGAGAAGCCAGTTTTAAAACATCAGACCCTGTCAGGGTGGAGTTGGGAGTAATGGGGGAAAAGGAAACAAACTCTCCATATCACAGAATATGCATCCCAATGAACTAGCAAGAAAGCCTCAAGAGACATTAAAACGAATTTCAAGAGAGGAATTTTCTAGTTATGAGGATGGATGAAAAATACAGCAAAACTTAACACTATTGTTATTCAGTTCTCTGATAGGGTTGCGGGTATTGACTGCAGACAGCTCGGTCTGATTCCAATTAATTAGAAGACAAAGTCCCCATGGAAGATAAATTGATACAAGTATAATTTCAGCATTTAAAATAACCTAAGATTTTTGATGGTGTTGCTTAGTGATTGATGTGCTGTTTGGCGTTAACCTGCCATTTCCTCcaagtgtttgtttatttatgagCCAAGTATCCGGGCTAAAAAGCGTGTACAACATACAATACCTACGGCAGATATTTATGGTTCTCTAAATCTCTGCACATAAAATCATGACATTGGAAGATTACTTTCCACAATAGGATTTTTATTAGTTTCCCAGAATCCTACTCTGATCGGCTCCTGCCATGCAGAGCACCACGTGCAGTATTCACAAATGTGTAGGTGGGCTTGTCCTTGCCCCTCAATGTGGGAACAACTTGCACTCACCTTCGCAGTTTCCATAGCTGAGCTGTGAGGTAGACAAAGCAGGAGCATCACTTTTGTCCTCCATTCCCTCAGTGTCAGAGCTTCCCTCTGTGCTAGTCTGCTTGAAGGAAGGCAGAAAAGACACCCATTAGCCCATCAGAGCTTATAGGGACAAGGGGATGTAGCACTTCCACTCTGAGTCACCAGCTGCAGTACAACACCAAGGAGTTCCATAGAAGAATAAAGGTTTTTTGAGCACAACACAAGGAATTAACCTTTCCAGAAGGCTGCTATGGATCTATTATCAGCACACATGGAGTACTTTCAACCCAGGAAAAATCTCAAGATTGGCAAGAGACCAAAAGTTGCCATCTTTAATGCAGTAATATTGCGATATTCATCCCCCACCGCCCCCACACTCCAGACTGTATTAATCCCCATGTATATGCCCAAAACAAGTAAGGACTAGACAAAGATTTTTCCCAGGTTTCCAGATTCTGCCTAGAAGCTTTCAAAAATGATCCCACTGAGCAAAACCAGTTTACACTTTTAGGAAGTTCAATCTGTTGTTTGAAGAATGGGagaaacaaaacaacacacacacacacaaaatccaaaCACAGTGCAAGCTGGAGGGACTGAGGACAGGAAGTGATACATCCCAGAGAAACGCGCCCAGAGAATGGAACTCTGTtatgaagagaacagagaagggtcACTCTGTCCCTGGTCTGTGGACTCCCAAGAACTTTTAAGGAAGGCGAAGACCTACCAGTCAAGCAGTAAAAAGTTCTGGCAGTCCACCATgcacaggtacagagaaggggcCGCTCTGTACAACAAAAGAAACCACCAGGCAGTGGGTTTACCTTCAGCTGGTCTTGGCTTGGATTATCGACGCTCTGATCCTTTGCGAGAGCAAGAGTCTGTGCAGCATCTATATGGcaagtaaaacaaaagaaaaaaaccttcCCTGGTAATAACCATTCTCACAACACAGAGGGCCCTCAGCAAGCAACCAACGAGCCAGGCTTGGCAGACAGGCGTGTGGAACTTTACAGAAGAAAGGATTCTAGTTGCTTAGGCAGCTGGCCGATTCCCAGATGGCTATTACAGGGggactgtttatttttattatggatgTAGAGGGCACTGGACTAGGGAGTAGGAAGTGTCTGTGGCCATTAGGAGACCGTACCTCATTGCAGGTAAGAATCCTGACACCCCCCACATGGCCTGCCCTCCCTCTGCAAGCTGCTAGGTTGTGGGCAGGGAAGCTCAATGGAGCAGCAGAGGTGGCGACTCCAGCATGGAGTCTAGAGTAGCTCCATGCTGAAAAACAAGGCCAGCGGGGAAATGCCTGGTGGATACACTCTCTTTCACTGGCCACAGAGACTGCCTGTGGGGAGATGTCATTTtgaagaggagaaagaagaaaccAGACCAAATAGGGGAAGGTCCACGTCCTGGCAGGCTCCTCCCTAGGCATTCACAATCAGTGTACATGTCCTCAATACAACTTAATGCAGACAAATACACAGGCataactcccccgcccccccaaaatcTTACAGTCTAAGCTAAAAGCCAAAGCAATCAGGTAAACAAAAATGACTGTAACTCAACTGAAGACCTGTATTTTAGAAAAGGCTAAATGAGCGGAATGGCTCAGAGGAGAAGCAAATATAGGGACTGCTCCCGCTCCCTTTTAATTCCATGGCAACGCTGACTTCTAGGAGAGCAGGACTGGGTTTCTATGCCTGTTGTACTTCACAACACAAACATGAAGACACAGTGAAGTGCAGTTATAGatagaaaagtgactgtaaaacaACACTGCTGGATCCCATATTCTTTCCCACTCCATGTCCATATCAAATATACTCTATTTACAAGCCCATGGTTGATTTTTCTAATGCCCAATAAAGCAAATCTGAAAATCCAGCCATTTTCTTCTGCCTCTTCCATCATCATCAGCAGTAAAGATTCTGCAATCAGAGATTAGCTGATGTTGCCTGAAGCAAAAGAGACTTCAACTCACTCATCCATAATTGCTTTGGCTCCGCAGTGTCAGAAGAGGAAGAATGGCTTTATGATGAAGTCTAGCTCTGTCTGAACATATTATATATAGAATACACTATTCTTACAATGGTTGGAAAAACACCTTTCAAAGTGGAAAATGTCTCTGCCaacataaataaaaacaatgaacATAAAATTTCAAGAAAGTAGATAGCCTAAAGTAGAAGCTGTATGACTCAGGCATACAGGGAACAGTTGGGCTGAATAcagagatctactgatgaaaagcactacatgAGAGCTAGGTATTAAGAAGATCTGTTCTTATCACACAGTCACTTTTCCTTCTATAAGTGCACTTTACAGAAGTGGCCTTGATAATTTGCAGAATGAGGCACTGAGAAGCAGAAATCTGGCCAGTGAATATTTATTGCTCGCATGGAACATGAAGTAGGGCAGGCTGTGAAGTATGACAGGCTATGGAATCCTATTTCCAGTTGCCCTGTGctaagaaaaaattaaataaatccaCAAGCACCCTTCCTAGACACTTGTGAATTCACAGTTGGGTGTCTAAAATCAGGGATCAGTCTGCCAAGCTTGTTTCGTTttgttccctctctctctctctttctctctcacacacatacacacacacacacacacacacatcggtATAACTCGGTGACCGACTCTCTAAAGGAACATTATTTCCTTTAGCAAGTTTAAAAATAGTTACACCATGACCAGAATGAACATATGCAAGCTCACCCACAcaaatgtgcacacacacacctccagcaGAGGGGAGGTTGCTAGCAGGAGAAAATGTTTCCCTAGGGTTCTTTGCTTTCCACTTATGCTGCTCGTGGGTAAGCCAGGGAATCACCACCATAGAAACTAGCACTCACACAGTTATTCTGCAGATACAGGTAGGTGGTTAGACAAGAGAGTGCTCAGGCAGGTTCTCCATTACAGATGGGAATGGGTGATCTCCGGAAGCACTGATGCACACTAACCATGGCTGAAAAGCGGAAAACTACACGGTATTTGGCCACAGTTTCTGAAATGGCTTCTAAATTTGCATGCACCACTACTTGTTAGTGCAAAAAATAGACTAGGCCCTTCTGAAAACTGTGTCCTTGGTATGAAACTGCTTAGAGCCCTAGGAAGTATGGCATGTGACCTCATGCACCTTGCTATTTCAGTATGAATTCTCTACCGAGTAGACACTAACAGCTGTACTAATTGAATGGTAGATTGGGAGAAAACAACCACAAGGGACTAGGTTAGCAACAACAACATTTGTTTCAACTTGTGACTGAATTTCTTTATGTGGATGGATTTGACAGCTTTCCCCATGAGCTGGCAGAGTAACAGTTATGTTGAGCGGGTAAGTCAGGTATTCAGACCTCTGACATTGAATGGATTATTTAAGGGAATAGGTCATCATGTCAGATTTCCAACACCTCTATGAGTAGTCCTAACTAAGATCACAAAGTATAGATGCAAGCGATAGTAGGGAGCCAGGTGGAGATCACTCAACATTTTGTAGCTTAGCAAAGGTTGAGAGATGAGCAAAGGTTTCAGTGGGGTATTTTTAGCCAAGCCAGTTCACTCACACCTAGCATTTAACCCTGTCAGTTTCCAGGATGTGTCTCTGGATATAAACTGTCTTCTGCTTTTTGAGGTGTAGCTCCAGCCATACACTGGCATGTCAGGCAAAGGGCTAATTGATTTCCAACCACGTGAACTGTTTTGCAGACACACACACGACTTTAATGTATTCTCAGAGTGTGCCCCTACAAAGCCTCCACAAGCAGTTTTTCACTCAAGGAACATTTCTCTTTCCTACATATCATTACTTACCCCAATTAAATTAACATTGTACTGAATTCACTTGGCTGTACTAGACAAACCTACCTGTAATAGTAACAGAAGTCAGGTTCCTTTTCAGCATGTCATAAACTGGGCTGCAAGGAAAAGAGGACTAGTGAGTGCAACCACAGCAAAAAATAAGATAGCCTCTCCTCATGGTGACTTTGTTCTCCCAGTTGCCTCATGCCTCCTAATATCCTCACCATTCCAGCCACTATGCAGCAGAAGAAAGCAGCAACAACCTCCTTGTTGGCGGCCAGTGCAGCTCTCTAAATGGGCAATACTGGCCAGGAGAAGGCCTTGTAAGGGAAGTACTGAGACAGCTTCTCCTAATGTAACTCTTATGAACTGTAATTTAAAGGTGCTCCTCTTTAGCAGAGCTCCCAAGGTGGGGCAAACATTATTGGCCCAGAATCGCCCATGGTGTGCAGCAGGCCTTCATCTGAAATATCATCTGATATAATCACCGTGAAAAACGCACTGacttttcccctcccctagccACTTCTCCCCTTTTGGAGACTGTAGGAGTTATCTGAAATATAACCTCTTCTTGGTCATTTGTTTTCATATCAAGATATTGGTCTTTTTGAATTCAAGAGCTCTCGCTTAAGCAGTTGTAATCTGTCAACCCCAGTTGCAGTCTGCTGTCTTACATCAGTCATTTTGCTAGCATGGAAATTGTGACACTCTATACCTCGGGGGAGCACCCCGTAACCCCCATATTtctcatttatatataaattgtgatactgcatataaagcatgccatgtgaggtatcaggggaaaggttatgatctgctgaaagccattgttctatctaa encodes:
- the MDM4 gene encoding protein Mdm4 isoform X2 yields the protein MTSSTSEQYPASENACRIALGQANQVQPKLPLLKILQAAGAQGETFTLKEVMHYLGQYIMVRQLYDKRQQHMVYCGGDQLGELLGLESFSVKDPSPVYDMLKRNLTSVTITDAAQTLALAKDQSVDNPSQDQLKTSTEGSSDTEGMEDKSDAPALSTSQLSYGNCEDKDLIENLSKSKKPKLDLVFEEWDVAGLPWWFLGNLRNNYKSRSNGSTDIQTNQDIDTAIVSDTTDDLWFLNESASDQFNVAVKVETVDCEEVGKESDKKVIEVTCTDDLEESQCLSDDTDVEAASEDCWQCTKCKRFNSPVKRYCYRCWALRKDWYSDCPKLAHSLSLSTIDTIQGKKDDEGIDVPDCRRTVSAPVCRPKDLYTGECESHVDPGSSMESLGLSQECKDQEPQMRFGEHKKEEEVECQENIKNLLNPCLLCQKRPRDGNIVHGRSAHLVACFKCAKMLKKGRLPCPVCKKPIQMVIRIFTG
- the MDM4 gene encoding protein Mdm4 isoform X1; translated protein: MTSSTSEQYPASENACRIALGQANQVQPKLPLLKILQAAGAQGETFTLKEVMHYLGQYIMVRQLYDKRQQHMVYCGGDQLGELLGLESFSVKDPSPVYDMLKRNLTSVTITDAAQTLALAKDQSVDNPSQDQLKQTSTEGSSDTEGMEDKSDAPALSTSQLSYGNCEDKDLIENLSKSKKPKLDLVFEEWDVAGLPWWFLGNLRNNYKSRSNGSTDIQTNQDIDTAIVSDTTDDLWFLNESASDQFNVAVKVETVDCEEVGKESDKKVIEVTCTDDLEESQCLSDDTDVEAASEDCWQCTKCKRFNSPVKRYCYRCWALRKDWYSDCPKLAHSLSLSTIDTIQGKKDDEGIDVPDCRRTVSAPVCRPKDLYTGECESHVDPGSSMESLGLSQECKDQEPQMRFGEHKKEEEVECQENIKNLLNPCLLCQKRPRDGNIVHGRSAHLVACFKCAKMLKKGRLPCPVCKKPIQMVIRIFTG